Proteins co-encoded in one Fusarium musae strain F31 chromosome 3, whole genome shotgun sequence genomic window:
- a CDS encoding hypothetical protein (EggNog:ENOG41) — protein MGNYVFLGNVFRSTLPRALLPVVALMGGANQDLIAQTTSVHLSRSQPTCRSAEAAQNPAEATGVACGAGSGGPGARIPGADEDGDTQLNDEGSPSGASGSSGGSDSNSNGSGDNASGRNGGSSDGSGQDNASGNGDS, from the exons ATGGGCAACTATGTGTTTCTGGGCAATGTCTTTCGCTCAACATTACCTCGGGCACTTCTTCCAGTTGTGGCTCTAATGGGAGGTGCCAACCAGGATCTTATTGCTCAAACAACGAGTGTGCACCTATCCAGATCTCAACCGACTTGTCGCAGTGCGGAAGCAGCTCAGAATCCTGCGGAAGCAACCGG GGTCGCCTGTGGTGCTGGGTCTGGAGGTCCTGGAGCACGTATTCCCGGtgcagatgaggatggagacaCACAGTTGAATGACGAAGGTAGTCCCTCTGGAGCAAGCGGCAGCTCTGGTGGCAGTGATTCGAATAGCAATGGCTCGGGAGACAATGCCTCCGGCCGAAATGGAGGATCTTCTGATGGAAGTGGCCAAGACAATGCATCTGGCAATGGAGATTCATAG
- the PRT1 gene encoding Translation initiation factor 3 subunit b (BUSCO:EOG09260K24~EggNog:ENOG41) has translation MAPSFDHLREADLDDDEFNDDDIDISDLRERFEVSLEQGYDSFVVIDGLPQVTEDQKPKLVKFLLKKLNTVGKTREDLIHMPMGDDGKSFRFAFVEYSSPAEAAAATRELDLTPLDKKHTLRVNKFTDIERYGREGRIDETYQPPHIDEFTEKEHLRWFLKDPSGRGRDQFVMYKGESVGVYWNNEKDQPENIVERQHWTETFVQWSPLGTYLTSVHAQGVQLWGGPSWTRQARFAHPFVNLVAFSPGEKYIVTWSNRPISIPDEGHPALSIDDHGKNYVIWDIATATPLRSFANLEPPKVEEGKAPPKMQWPAFKWSADDKYVARLNPGQSISVYELPRMNLLDKTSIKIEGVVDFDWAPATPKRDGVKDYEQLFCYWTPEIGSNPAKVGLMSIPSKQVVRSLNLFSVSDAKLHWQSEAAYICVKVDRHSKSKKSQATTLEIFRVKEKGVPVEVVDTIKDTVINFAWEPKGDRFAIISTTEPVGVTAVPPKTAVSFFCPEKAKKGQQVGNFKHLRTLDKKNSNAIYWSPRGRFVVIATIANQQSSDLDFFDLDFEGEKPESDKDLTANLQAMNTADHYGVTDVEWDPSGRFVASWASAWKHSMENGYHIYDFKGEALREEPLEKFKQFSWRPRPATLLTKEEQKAVRKNLREYSRVFEQEDADRGASADLAVVEARRHMLEEWYNWRESVEAEILEEREALGLPKDPHAPLLEAYTKSLEGLTSEADRVIEEIVEEVLEESEEILA, from the exons ATGGCGCCCTCTTTCGACCACCTCCGCGAGGCCgaccttgacgatgacgagttcaacgatgatgatattgatatCTCCGATCTTCGAGAACGATTCGAGGTTTCGCTGGAGCAAGGCTATGACAGCTTCGTGGTTATCGATGGCCTGCCTCAAGTCACAGAGGATCAGAAGCCCAAGCTTGTCAagttcttgttgaagaagctcaacacAGTCGGCAAGACACGTGAGGACTTGATACATATGCCCATGGGTGACGATGGAAAGTCTTTCCG ATTCGCCTTTGTCGAATATTCCTCACccgctgaggctgctgccgcTACTCGCGAGCTCGATCTCACCCCCCTCGACAAGAAGCACACTCTCCGCGTCAACAAGTTCACCGACATCGAGCGATATGGACGAGAAGGCCGTATCGACGAGACCTACCAACCCCCTCACATCGACGAGTTCACCGAGAAGGAGCATCTGCGATGGTTCCTCAAGGATCCCTCAGGCCGCGGCCGAGACCAGTTCGTTATGTACAAGGGCGAGAGCGTCGGCGTCTACTGGAACAACGAGAAGGATCAACCTGAGAACATTGTTGAGCGACAGCACTGGACTGAGACATTTGTCCAGTGGTCTCCTCTTGGCACATACCTCACCTCTGTCCATGCCCAGGGTGTCCAGCTTTGGGGCGGTCCTTCATGGACGCGACAGGCCCGATTCGCTCACCCCTTCGTGAACCTGGTCGCTTTCTCTCCTGGTGAAAAGTACATCGTCACCTGGTCCAACCGCCCTATCTCCATCCCCGACGAGGGCCACCCTGCCCTCTCGATCGATGACCATGGCAAGAACTACGTAATCTGGGACATCGCCACTGCTACTCCTCTGCGATCTTTCGCCAACCTCGAGCCCCCTAAGGTTGAGGAAGGCAAGGCCCCCCCTAAGATGCAGTGGCCTGCCTTCAAGTGGTCTGCTGATGACAAGTACGTTGCTCGTCTGAACCCCGGCCAGTCTATCTCCGTATACGAACTCCCCCGCATGAACCTTCTCGACAAGACCTCCATCAAAATCGAGGGTGTTGTGGACTTCGACTGGGCTCCTGCTACCCCCAAGCGTGATGGTGTAAAGGACTACGAGCAGCTGTTCTGCTACTGGACTCCTGAAATTGGCAGCAATCCCGCCAAGGTCGGCTTAATGAGCATTCCCTCAAAACAGGTCGTTCGATCCCTGAACCTCTTCAGCGTTAGCGACGCTAAGCTTCATTGGCAATCCGAGGCTGCCTACATTTGCGTCAAGGTCGACAGACACTCCAAGTCGAAGAAGTCTCAAGCAACCACACTCGAGATTTTCcgtgtcaaggagaagggtgtCCCTGTCGAGGTCGTTGACACTATTAAGGATACCGTTATCAACTTTGCCTGGGAGCCCAAGGGTGACAGGtttgccatcatctccacAACCGAGCCCGTGGGCGTTACTGCTGTCCCTCCTAAGACTGCAGTTTCTTTCTTCTGCcctgagaaggccaagaagggccAACAAGTGGGTAACTTCAAGCACCTCCGAACgcttgacaagaagaacagcaacGCCATCTACTGGTCACCCCGCGGTCGCTTCGTTGTTATTGCCACCATTGCCAACCAGCAGAGCTCCGATCTCGACTTCTTCGACCTTGATTTCGAGGGTGAGAAGCCCGAGTCCGATAAGGACCTTACTGCCAACCTCCAGGCTATGAACACCGCCGACCACTACGGTGTCACAGATGTTGAGTGGGACCCTTCAGGTCGATTCGTTGCCTCATGGGCTTCCGCTTGGAAGCACTCG ATGGAAAACGGTTACCACATTTACGATTTCAAGGGTGAGGCTCTACGAGAAGAGCcccttgagaagttcaagcaGTTCTCATGGCGCCCTCGGCCCGCAACCCTGCTCACCAAGGAGGAGCAGAAGGCTGTGCGCAAGAACCTTCGAGAATACAGCCGCGTCTTTGAGCAAGAAGATGCTGACCGTGGTGCGTCCGCTGActtggctgttgttgaggctCGCCGACACATGCTCGAGGAGTGGTACAACTGGCGCGAGTCTGTCGAGGCCGAGATTTTGGAAGAGCGCGAAGCTCTTGGCCTACCAAAGGATCCTCATGCTCCTCTGCTAGAGGCTTACACAAAGTCTCTCGAGGGCTTAACATCGGAGGCGGATCGGGTGATTGAGGAGATTGTGGAGGAGGTTCTCGAGGAGAGTGAGGAGATCCTCGCATAG
- a CDS encoding hypothetical protein (EggNog:ENOG41) encodes MAKPSQKPKRQRSQASASLSRAASLHPSIPSTPISKNMSSPQIMKKRRLQGRNERVPETPPQKRAPTSSQSQQIPKRTSQLVQANSPNTPFDISSGESSDSDFENKRPAARERQGASMSPQAPLPNLTSSVAGPSRSTSVPPAHIPPKPSQNENVTQIENESDHDNEKVQLTPKKRQLEQQKANVKRRRVGDSIETPVSIDADDEDQPDSDIEVVRVLVSPRRKAAKGRATADKDIKAENSARQRKVAAQRKTQSSSVTKRPTPAKSAVARDTTPINTLHIDLTQEPSDSSDFSDEETTVPAKPALPTLVEHTLDVQKPAITTEHTTISHTDNPVATPQETVLVHEQREPSPHITDSLLDWVDRQTTKKSTSLSSSNCPSPDHDVPFSTAPEYQHDDTAAKKIKMEAHDSDMVSIKKESIEQYNSSDDEGSSDEESHDGDIRAIKQESSLMYGQSSDDEENFDEEDIKNIKMESHSSPMKISALKQYESHPAKDGEKEYDDDEEEYQGLPDLSDDEVSHDANTNEVEENENVGSSPPVSYQLPQEDAPPKAVSTTLEEKVTFDSADKDLGNSFGNSKKHLSTPIKTEKGLSPSIYELQPVYSGEKLMQSHTPGTPSPFRPHHRDSLLGLRSILKGSGGRGRASDNESVYSPFPDVSPLSGDEYVTSSPTERIQQSKEQAKAVRPSKRRVS; translated from the coding sequence atggccaagccaagccagaaGCCCAAGAGGCAGAGATCGCAGGCATCAGCCTCACTGTCCCGCGCAGCATCTTTACATCCCTCTATCCCCTCTACCCCAATCTCCAAAAACATGTCATCCCCCCAAATCATGAAGAAGCGACGTCTCCAGGGACGCAATGAACGCGTCCCCGAGACTCCCCCCCAAAAACGAGCCCCGACGAGTAGTCAAAGCCAACAAATCCCCAAACGAACAAGTCAACTAGTTCAAGCAAACTCACCGAATACACCATTTGATATTTCATCTGGAGAGAGCTCTGATTCAGACTTTGAGAACAAGAGACCAGCTGCTAGAGAGCGACAAGGTGCTTCTATGTCTCCTCAAGCACCCTTGCCCAACCTCACCTCAAGCGTTGCAGGCCCAAGTCGAAGCACATCTGTCCCTCCAGCTCATATCCCTCCCAAACCCAGTCAGAATGAGAATGTAACCCAAATTGAGAATGAGTCGGACCACGACAATGAGAAGGTTCAGCTTACTCCGAAAAAGCGCCAGCTTGAGCAACAGAAAGCAAACGTCAAGCGACGACGAGTTGGCGACTCAATCGAGACCCCTGTGTCGATCGATGCAGACGATGAGGATCAACCCGACTCGGACATTGAGGTCGTCAGGGTCCTGGTGTCCCCCAGGCGCAAGGCCGCCAAAGGTCGCGCTACAGCCGACAAAGATATCAAGGCCGAGAACTCTGCTAGGCAGCGAAAGGTTGCCGCTCAGCGCAAGACCCAGTCTTCCTCTGTGACAAAGCGTCCTACACCTGCTAAGTCAGCTGTTGCACGCGACACCACACCAATCAATACTTTGCACATCGACCTTACCCAGGAGCCCTCCGATAGTTCTGATTTCTCAGATGAAGAGACTACGGTCCCCGCTAAGCCAGCTCTGCCAACACTAGTTGAGCATACCCTTGACGTCCAGAAGCCAGCCATTACGACTGAACACACTACCATCAGTCACACCGACAATCCTGTGGCTACTCCCCAGGAGACCGTCCTTGTCCATGAACAGAGGGAGCCCTCGCCACACATCACGGATTCTTTGCTAGATTGGGTTGATCGCCAGACGACGAAGAAATCTACCTCACTCTCCAGCAGCAATTGCCCGTCTCCCGACCATGACGTGCCCTTCTCCACCGCGCCTGAATACCAGCATGATGATACCGCagcgaagaagatcaagatggaagCTCACGATAGTGACATGGTGTCCATCAAAAAAGAGAGCATTGAGCAATACAACTCTAGCGATGACGAAGGTAGCAGTGATGAAGAGTCTCACGATGGAGACATCCGCGCTATAAAGCAAGAGAGCAGCTTAATGTATGGTCAATCCtcagacgacgaagaaaacttcgacgaagaggacatcaagaacatTAAAATGGAGAGCCACTCAAGTCCCATGAAAATTTCTGCTCTCAAGCAGTACGAGTCACATCCCGCCAAAGACGGCGAAAAGGAgtacgacgacgatgaggaggaatacCAAGGCCTCCCTGACCTAAGTGACGATGAGGTGTCTCAcgacgccaacaccaacgagGTGGAAGAGAATGAAAACGTTGGATCCTCGCCACCTGTGTCATATCAGCTACCACAGGAAGACGCCCCTCCGAAAGCTGTCTCTACAACACTTGAGGAGAAGGTCACATTTGATTCGGCTGATAAGGATTTGGGCAACTCGTTCGGCAATTCGAAGAAACATCTCTCCACTCCGATCAAAACTGAGAAGGGTCTTTCACCATCGATCTATGAGCTTCAGCCAGTTTATAGTGGTGAGAAGCTTATGCAGAGCCACACTCCAGGTACACCATCGCCGTTCCGACCTCACCATCGGGATTCGCTTCTCGGCTTGAGGAGTATCCTGAAGGGCTCGGGCGGGCGAGGTCGTGCAAGCGATAACGAGAGTGTTTACTCTCCCTTCCCGGATGTCTCTCCCCTTTCTGGAGATGAGTACGTCACTTCATCACCTACAGAACGAATACAGCAGAGCAAAGAGCAAGCCAAAGCTGTCAGGCCTTCTAAGCGCAGAGTCTCATAG
- the FAH12 gene encoding Oleate hydroxylase fah12 (EggNog:ENOG41) → MASTSALPKQNPALRRTVTSTTVTDSESAAVSPSDSPRHSASSTSLSSMSEVDIAKPKSEYGVMLDTYGNQFEVPDFTIKDIYNAIPKHCFKRSALKGYGYILRDIVLLTTTFSIWYNFVTPEYIPSTPARAGLWAVYTVLQGLFGTGLWVIAHECGHGAFSDSRIINDITGWVLHSSLLVPYFSWQISHRKHHKATGNMERDMVFVPRTREQQATRLGKMTHELAHLTEETPAFTLLMLVLQQLVGWPNYLITNVTGHNYHERQREGRGKGKHNGLGGGVNHFDPRSPLYENSDAKLIVLSDIGIGLMATALYFLVQKFGFYNMAIWYFVPYLWVNHWLVAITFLQHTDPTLPHYTNDEWNFVRGAAATIDREMGFIGRHLLHGIIETHVLHHYVSSIPFYNADEATEAIKPIMGKHYRADVQDGPRGFIRAMYRSARMCQWVEPSAGAEGAGKGVLFFRNRNNVGTPPAVIKPVA, encoded by the exons atGGCGTCCACTTCGGCTCTGCCCAAGCAGAACCCTGCGCTTAGACGCACCGTCACCTCAACTACTGTGACGGATTCTGAGTCTGCCGCCGTCTCTCCTTCAGACTCTCCCCGCCACTCGGCCTCTTCCACATCGCTCTCGTCCATGTCCGAGGTTGATATcgccaagcccaagtccGAGTATGGTGTTATGCTCGACACCTACGGCAACCAGTTCGAGGTTCCCGACTTTACCATCAAGGACATCTACAATGCCATCCCTAAGCACTGCTTCAAGCGCTCCGCTCTCAAGGGATACGGTTATATCCTCCGCGACATTGTCCTCCTGACCACCACTTTCAGCATCTGGTACAACTTTGTGACCCCCGAATATATCCCCTCCACCCCCGCCCGCGCTGGTCTGTGGGCCGTATACACCGTTCTTCAGGGTCTTTTCGGTACCGGTCTCTGGGTTATTGCCCATGAGTGCGGTCACGGTGCTTTCTCCGATTCTCGCATCATCAACGACATTACTGGCTGGGTTCTTCACTCTTCCCTCCTTGTCCCCTACTTCAGCTGGCAAATCTCCCACCGAAAGCACCACAAGGCCACTGGCAACATGGAGCGTGACATGGTCTTCGTTCCCCGAACCCGCGAGCAGCAGGCTACTCGTCTCGGAAAGATGACCCACGAGCTCGCTCATCTTACTGAGGAGACCCCCGCTTTCACTCTTCTCATGCTCGTCCTTCAGCAGCTCGTCGGCTGGCCCAActacctcatcaccaacgtTACCGGCCACAACTACCACGAGCGCCAGCGTGAGGGTCGCGGCAAGGGCAAGCATAACGGCCTCGGCGGTGGTGTAAACCACTTCGATCCCCGCAGCCCTCTGTACGAGAACAGTGACGCTAAGCTCATCGTCCTCAGCGATATTGGTATCGGTCTGATGGCCACTGCTCTGTACTTCCTCGTTCAGAAGTTCGGTTTCTACAACATGGCCATCTGGTACTTTGTTCCCTACCTCTGGGTTAACCACTGGCTCG TTGCCATCACCTTCCTCCAGCACACCGACCCTACCCTTCCCCACTACACCAACGACGAGTGGAACTTCGTCCGTGGTGCCGCTGCTACCATTGACCGTGAGATGGGCTTCATCGGCCGCCACCTTCTCCACGGCATCATCGAGACTCATGTCCTCCACCACTACGTCAGCAGCATCCCCTTCTACAACGCGGACGAGGCCACCGAGGCCATTAAGCCCATCATGGGCAAGCACTACCGGGCTGATGTCCAGGATGGTCCTCGTGGCTTCATCCGCGCCATGTACCGCAGTGCGCGTATGTGCCAGTGGGTTGAGCCCAGCGCTGGTGCCGAGGGTGCTGGTAAGGGTGTTCTGTTCTTCCGCAACCGCAACAACGTGGGCACCCCCCCCGCTGTTATCAAGCCCGTTGCTTAA
- the CCT2 gene encoding T-complex protein 1 subunit beta (EggNog:ENOG41): protein MVCFFFWRGMLVEAFHLLSFQPTQIFEEGTTEEKGENARLSAFVGAIAVGDLVKSTLGPKGMDKILQSASTAEIMVTNDGATILKSIALDNAAAKVLVNISKVQDDEVGDGTTSVAVLAAELLREAEKLVDKKIHPQTIIEGYRIASQAALKALEGSAVDHSKNPEAFRQDLLAIARTTLSSKVLAQDRKQFAELAVDAVLRLKSSDLNHIQIIKKAGGKLSDSYLDEGFILDKKIGVNQPKRLEKAKILVANTSMDTDKVKIFGARVKVGSTSKLAELEKAEKEKMKAKVEKIKAHGINCFINRQLIYNWPEQLFTDAGIMSIEHADFDGIERLALVTGGEIASTFDHPDQVKLGHCDVIEEVIIGEDTLIKFSGVAGGEACTIVLRGATEQLLDEAERSLHDALAVLSQTVKEPRTTLGGGCAEMLMAKAVEGAATRVEGKRQLAVSSFAVALRQLPTILADNAGLDSGDLVARLRKALYDGLTTYGLDLMTPGGGITDMRDLGVIESYKLKKAVVSSASEAAEISNIINQLLLRVDDIIRAAPRRRERM from the exons ATGgtatgcttcttcttttggagAGGAATGCTTGTTGAAGCATTTCATCTTCTC TCTTTCCAACCAACCCAAATTTTTGAGGAGGGCACTACGGAGGAGAAGGGTGAGAATGCTCGTCTCTCTGCCTTTGTCGGTGCCATCGCCGTCGGTGATCTCGTAAAGAGCACCCTTGGCCCTAAGGGTATGGATAAGATTCTCCAGTCAGC CTCCACCGCCGAAATCATGGTTACCAACGACGGTGCCACAATCCTCAAGTCGATCGCCCTCGACAACGCTGCCGCGAAGGTTCTGGTCAACATTTCGAAGGTCCAAGATGACGAAGTCGGTGACGGTACCACCTCCGTTGCTGTTCTCGCTGCCGAGCTATTGAGAGAGGCGGAGAAGCTGGTCGACAAGAAGATCCACCCCCAGACTATCATCGAGGGCTACCGGATAGCCAGCCAGGCTGCGCTGAAGGCGTTGGAAGGATCAGCCGTTGATCACAGCAAGAACCCCGAGGCCTTCCGACAAGATCTACTTGCCATTGCCCGAACGACACTCAGCTCCAAGGTTCTGGCCCAGGACCGCAAACAGTTCGCCGAATTGGCCGTTGATGCCGTCCTCCGACTCAAGTCATCCGACCTCAACCAcatccagatcatcaagaaggccgGAGGCAAACTCAGTGACTCCTACCTCGACGAAGGTTTCATTCTCGATAAGAAGATCGGTGTCAACCAGCCCAAGCGACtagagaaggccaagattcTGGTGGCCAACACCTCCATGGACAccgacaaggtcaagatctTTGGTGCTCGTGTCAAGGTTGGCTCAACAAGCAAgcttgctgagcttgagaaggccgagaaggagaagatgaaggccaaggttgagaagattaAGGCACACGGCATCAACTGCTTCATCAACCGACAGCTTATTTACAACTGGCCCGAGCAGCTGTTTACTGATGCTGGCATTATGTCAATTGAGCATGCTGACTTTGACGGTATTGAGCGTCTTGCCCTGGTCACAGGCGGTGAGATTGCCTCGACCTTTGACCATCCCgatcaagtcaagcttgGTCACTGCGACGTTATCGAGGAGGTTATCATTGGAGAAGATACCCTCATCAAGTTCTCTGGTGTGGCTGGTGGTGAAGCTTGCACAATTGTCCTCCGAGGTGCCACAGAACAGCTCCTCGATGAGGCCGAGCGAAGTCTGCACGATGCCCTTGCTGTTCTGTCACAGACTGTCAAGGAACCCCGAACCAcccttggtggtggttgtgctGAGATGCTTATGGCCAAGGCAGTTGAGGGCGCTGCTACCCGAGTTGAGGGTAAGCGACAACTGGCTGTCTCTAGCTTTGCCGTCGCTCTCCGACAGCTTCCTACTATTCTTGCCGACAACGCTGGTCTCGACTCTGGTGACCTTGTTGCCAGATTACGCAAGGCTCTCTACGATGGTCTTACCACTTACGGCCTGGATCTGATGACCCCTGGTGGTGGTATTACTGATATGCGAGATCTCGGTGTTATCGAGAGTtacaagttgaagaaggctgtGGTGTCTTCGGCCAGCGAAGCCGCAGAG ATTTCTAACATTATcaaccagcttcttcttcgagtgGACGATATCATCCGGGCAGCTCCTCGTCGACGAGAGCGTATGTAA